In Marinicauda algicola, one DNA window encodes the following:
- a CDS encoding cytochrome c3 family protein, whose translation MAQIFQRTADAWLRLFLTGLAIAIPGIFLLLAILAVNPTQYGAALGFAPQQPVAFSHRHHAGELGISCVNCHVSAERAASAGFPPIETCMACHSQIWTNAEELEPVREAFLAGEPIAWTRVHDLPDFVYFDHGVHVQAGVACASCHGDVTQMPLLQKAEPMTMRFCLDCHRDPAPNLVAREAVYDPHPHSDEYERLSLFMASARVQNPEALDNCNACHR comes from the coding sequence ATGGCCCAGATTTTCCAACGCACGGCCGATGCGTGGCTGCGGCTCTTCCTGACCGGGCTGGCCATCGCCATTCCCGGAATCTTCCTGCTGCTTGCAATTCTCGCGGTCAACCCGACCCAGTATGGCGCCGCGCTCGGCTTCGCGCCGCAGCAGCCGGTTGCCTTCAGCCATCGGCACCATGCCGGCGAACTCGGCATTTCCTGCGTGAACTGCCATGTTTCGGCCGAGCGCGCGGCCAGTGCGGGATTTCCCCCGATCGAAACCTGCATGGCCTGCCATTCGCAGATCTGGACCAATGCCGAGGAACTCGAGCCCGTGCGCGAGGCGTTCCTGGCCGGCGAACCGATTGCCTGGACCCGTGTCCACGACCTGCCCGATTTCGTCTATTTCGATCACGGCGTGCACGTTCAGGCGGGAGTGGCCTGCGCCAGCTGCCACGGCGACGTGACGCAGATGCCGCTGTTGCAGAAGGCCGAGCCGATGACGATGCGCTTCTGCCTGGACTGCCATCGCGATCCGGCACCGAACCTCGTCGCGCGCGAGGCGGTCTACGATCCTCATCCGCATTCTGACGAATACGAGCGCCTCTCGCTTTTCATGGCGAGCGCGCGCGTACAGAACCCCGAAGCC